The following nucleotide sequence is from Flavobacterium sp. N1736.
ATTTATAAATTTCTCGAAACCAAAAAACTGCAATGTATTCAGGAATTAAGCGGAGTTATAACAGATGCGGAAACAGGAATTATTCTTCCGGAATCTAAAATTACTTTATATGAAAATCAAATCGTAAAAAACACCACAATTTCTGATGCTTCCGGCACTTATTATTTTCCTGTAGAATGTGGAAAAATGTATAATGTAAGAGCCGAAAAAGAAAATTTTACCACAAAAGAACTTACGATTACAATTGGAAAATTAACCGGAAAAACCAATTTGCCAATTGCACTTGACAAAGCAAAATGTAAAGTAACTGTTGGCGATGATCTTGGAAAATGTTTTGCTATAAAAATGATTTATTTTGATTTGGATAAATCCGATATTCGAACAGAAGCGGCTTTAGATCTGGAAAAAATATTGGATGTACTCAATAATAATCCAACAATGAAACTCGATATACGTTCGCATACCGACAGCCGACAAACGCATAAATACAATGAGGCTTTGTCTGACCGAAGAGCAAAATCGACGATTAACTGGTTAATTAAAAACGGAATTACAGCTAACAGACTTAAAGGCAAAGGATTTGGAGAAGCCCAACTGGTTAATAACTGTTCTGACGGTGTAAATTGCACCGAAGATCAACATCAGGCAAACAGACGAAGTGAATTTATTATCACTGCTTTATAATTATTAAACGTGTAAAGCTGCCTAAAATGGGCAGCTTTACTAAAAAAACAATAAAAAAAAATAAAAAAATCGTTGTAACTCTAAAAAAGAGCTACAACGACTAACTAAAAAACCAGTCCAATAATTTTTTAAATTTTAGCGAATATATTCGTGTAATATTTTTTACCGGAAGCATCTGTCGTTACAGCCAAACCAAAATGAGTATAATTTCCTTCGATATTCTCTTTGTGTCCAGCGCTTTCTAACCAGCCTTTTACAACAGCTGCAGATGTTTTATAATTGTAAGCAACGTTTTCGCCTACTTTTTTTGCGCCTAATAATTTCATGATATTTTCAGAACGCGCTACAAAATCATTATGGTTTACGACATTATTTTCGATCATATATTTATTATGCTCTTCACATTTATAAGAGATATGATTGATTTTTTCAAGCGCATTTAAACCAATGCTTACTCTATATTCGTTTATTAATTTCATGGTTTCCAGCTCTGCATCGTTATACGCATAGCTTGTAACAAGAGTTTGTTCTGTAGTGGCAGTATCTTCTTGACTTCCTTCGGCAGTGTCAGCAGTACACGAGTTCATTGTAATGCTTATTACAATGAACGTCGCGATGCTGCATATCATCTTTTTCATAATCAAATGGTAGTTAATTTTTAAAGTAAATGTTGGGGCAAATGCTTTATATTTAGATGATATAATTTTCTAATTCTTTGTCAAACATATTTAATTTATCGGTAAACTACAAAAATAATCGATGAACTACATATTTAAAGTTTAAAATAATATATTTTTCTTACAACTAAGAAGATAGGCGTTCAATCTTCCAGGAGAAATCAGATTGGCTTTGATAACGAATTCTGTCGTGTAATCTGTTTGGTCTTCCCTGCCAGAATTCAACTTCTAAAGGAGTTACTAAATATCCTCCCCAGTTCTCCGGTCTCGGAATTGATTTTCCTTCAAATTCTGCTTCTAATTTCTTTAAATTTTCTTCCAGAAAAGTTCTTGACGGAATGACTTCACTTTGGTTCGAAACAATAGCGCCCAATTTGCTTCCGTCAGGACGAGAATCAAAATAACCGTCTGAGATATTTTCAGAAGTTCTCTGGGCAATTCCTTTAATAATAACCTGACGTTCCATTTCCTGCCAAAAAAAAGACAGACAAACATGCGGGTTTGCCGCAATTGCTTTTCCTTTTTCCGAATTATAATTGGTATAAAAAATAAATCCTTCCTCTGAGAATTTCTTCAATAAGACAACTCTCGATTTCGGAAAACCATCCAAACCAATAGTCGAAACCGTCATCGCATTTACTTCTCCGCTTGCACCAAAATCCTCTACTTCATGAAACCATCGGTTAAAAAGATTAATGGGATCTTCGGGAATATTAGTTTCTAATAATTCGCTTTTCTCGTAAGACTTTCTATAATTGCTTAAATCATTCATTTTTTCTAATGTTAAATGTTAGATGTTAAAAGTTAGATCGAATACGTTACAAAGTACTTATAACTTTTAACATCTAACATTTAACTTTTTTACTCAAAATCAAA
It contains:
- a CDS encoding CAP domain-containing protein, coding for MKKMICSIATFIVISITMNSCTADTAEGSQEDTATTEQTLVTSYAYNDAELETMKLINEYRVSIGLNALEKINHISYKCEEHNKYMIENNVVNHNDFVARSENIMKLLGAKKVGENVAYNYKTSAAVVKGWLESAGHKENIEGNYTHFGLAVTTDASGKKYYTNIFAKI
- the pdxH gene encoding pyridoxamine 5'-phosphate oxidase — protein: MNDLSNYRKSYEKSELLETNIPEDPINLFNRWFHEVEDFGASGEVNAMTVSTIGLDGFPKSRVVLLKKFSEEGFIFYTNYNSEKGKAIAANPHVCLSFFWQEMERQVIIKGIAQRTSENISDGYFDSRPDGSKLGAIVSNQSEVIPSRTFLEENLKKLEAEFEGKSIPRPENWGGYLVTPLEVEFWQGRPNRLHDRIRYQSQSDFSWKIERLSS